In Candidatus Chlorohelix allophototropha, one DNA window encodes the following:
- the ggt gene encoding gamma-glutamyltransferase, with protein MSQGRSVTLARSGLVSSPHYLSAMAGVRIMDAGGNAIDAAIAANAVLNVVQPHGCGTGGDLFMLIYDAKSDGLYGLNASGRSPAAATLDWFKANGHTTMPQRGILPVTVPGVVDGWQMAIDRFGKLSMDKVLKPAIRYAEKGFGVGPNLHAAIENILQQSWCHDSWREVYAPNGEAPAEGSILKLPELARSLIQIGDKGRDAFYRGKIARALVEFSEKEGGLFTLEDLAAHQGEWVDPLSITYHGYTIYEMPPNTHGLSALQMLKLVEGLNLGEKFPTSEAIHLMVEAKKLAFADRAAYITDPAFMKVAPERLLDEDYIATRRALIDPRKPMLSIAPGSLEGDTIYLCAADGKGNAVSLIQSNYMGVGSGLVVPGWGIELQNRGAYFSLDPEHANCIAPCKRTMHTLIPSMAFRNSKPEIIFGTMGGDGQPQIHLQAYTDLINFGMNIQEAIEAPRWIHGRGMPDQPEGLQVETRFPPRLLGALSRMGHPIQRVGAWNSAMGYAQGIVINQENGLLMGGADPRADSAAAGF; from the coding sequence ATGTCACAGGGAAGGTCTGTAACGTTGGCGCGCAGCGGGCTGGTCAGTTCGCCACACTATCTTTCGGCGATGGCGGGCGTGCGTATCATGGATGCGGGCGGAAATGCGATTGATGCCGCAATTGCTGCCAATGCCGTTTTGAACGTGGTGCAACCGCATGGTTGTGGTACGGGCGGTGATCTGTTTATGCTCATCTATGACGCAAAGAGCGATGGGCTTTACGGCTTGAACGCCAGCGGGCGCTCCCCTGCGGCAGCCACGCTGGATTGGTTCAAGGCAAACGGGCATACGACTATGCCACAACGCGGCATCCTGCCCGTGACAGTGCCGGGCGTGGTGGATGGCTGGCAAATGGCTATTGACCGCTTCGGCAAGTTGAGTATGGATAAGGTGCTGAAACCGGCGATTCGTTACGCTGAAAAGGGCTTCGGGGTAGGTCCGAATTTGCATGCCGCGATTGAAAACATCTTGCAACAGTCGTGGTGTCACGACTCTTGGCGTGAGGTGTACGCGCCCAATGGCGAAGCCCCCGCCGAAGGCAGCATCTTAAAATTGCCTGAGCTTGCCCGTAGCCTGATTCAAATCGGGGATAAGGGGCGTGACGCTTTTTACAGAGGCAAAATCGCCCGCGCTTTGGTGGAGTTTTCCGAGAAAGAGGGCGGGTTGTTTACGCTGGAAGATTTGGCGGCGCATCAGGGCGAGTGGGTTGACCCCTTGAGTATCACCTATCACGGTTACACTATTTACGAAATGCCGCCCAATACGCATGGTTTGAGCGCGTTACAGATGCTCAAATTGGTGGAAGGGCTAAACCTTGGTGAGAAATTCCCCACCTCCGAAGCGATTCACCTTATGGTGGAAGCTAAGAAGCTGGCGTTTGCGGATCGCGCCGCTTACATCACCGACCCCGCTTTTATGAAGGTTGCGCCTGAGCGTTTGCTGGATGAAGATTATATTGCCACCCGCCGCGCTTTGATTGATCCGCGAAAGCCGATGTTGAGCATTGCGCCCGGTTCGCTAGAGGGCGATACCATTTACCTGTGTGCGGCAGACGGCAAGGGCAACGCCGTTTCGCTGATTCAGAGCAATTATATGGGCGTGGGTTCGGGGCTGGTTGTGCCGGGATGGGGCATCGAATTGCAGAATCGCGGCGCGTACTTCTCGCTCGACCCTGAACATGCCAATTGTATCGCGCCTTGCAAGCGCACTATGCACACCCTCATCCCCTCGATGGCTTTCCGCAACTCGAAGCCCGAAATCATTTTTGGGACGATGGGTGGCGATGGTCAGCCTCAGATTCACTTGCAGGCTTATACCGACCTGATAAATTTCGGGATGAACATTCAGGAAGCGATTGAAGCCCCGCGCTGGATTCACGGCAGGGGCATGCCCGACCAACCGGAAGGCTTGCAGGTGGAGACTCGTTTTCCCCCGCGTCTGTTAGGGGCGTTGTCGCGTATGGGTCATCCCATTCAACGAGTGGGCGCGTGGAATTCTGCGATGGGTTACGCGCAGGGCATCGTGATTAATCAGGAGAACGGGCTATTGATGGGTGGGGCAGACCCTCGCGCCGATAGCGCCGCCGCCGGGTTTTAA
- a CDS encoding ROK family protein translates to MSERYGIGVDVGGTKILAAVVDLESGEVIANTKKRTVGNKEKDLGNRIISAIEDCLSSAKLPQGIRPETIGIGAAGQVNREKGILVAAPNLGVPPNYPIAKIIADRFKSSVRLGNDVEVATLGELHYGAGRDFDNFVCVFVGTGIGGGIVQNGKPYRGSSGTAGEIGHIVVSAEGRLCGCGGRGHLEAYSSRTAITRTLLGELKRGKISILTELLAAEGIADPTTATSVAIRSKVIAQAVQAGDALVINTLTEAAEFLGLGLSSIINFYNPHRIILGGGLIEAVEMFYQYTLDEAKHESLAGAASVVDIVRAKLGDFSGVVGAALLGHQA, encoded by the coding sequence ATGTCAGAACGCTATGGGATAGGCGTTGATGTAGGCGGCACTAAAATTTTGGCAGCGGTAGTTGACCTTGAGAGCGGGGAGGTCATTGCCAACACTAAGAAAAGAACGGTTGGTAACAAGGAAAAAGATTTAGGAAACCGGATTATCAGCGCGATTGAGGATTGCCTGAGTTCGGCGAAATTGCCTCAAGGAATTCGCCCGGAAACGATAGGAATCGGGGCGGCGGGGCAGGTAAACCGTGAAAAGGGCATTTTGGTGGCGGCTCCTAATTTGGGTGTGCCGCCCAATTACCCGATAGCCAAAATTATCGCCGACCGCTTTAAGAGTTCGGTGCGCTTGGGCAATGATGTGGAAGTAGCCACATTGGGCGAATTACATTATGGGGCAGGGCGCGATTTTGATAATTTCGTATGCGTTTTTGTTGGTACGGGTATCGGCGGCGGTATCGTACAGAATGGCAAGCCTTACCGAGGTTCGAGCGGTACTGCCGGAGAAATCGGGCATATCGTGGTGAGCGCGGAAGGGCGTTTGTGCGGGTGCGGTGGGCGCGGTCATTTGGAAGCGTATAGCAGCCGTACCGCTATTACCCGCACTCTGTTGGGCGAATTGAAGCGCGGCAAAATCAGTATCTTGACCGAATTGCTGGCGGCAGAAGGCATTGCAGACCCTACTACTGCTACCAGCGTAGCGATTCGCAGCAAAGTTATTGCGCAAGCGGTACAGGCGGGGGACGCGCTGGTGATAAATACCCTGACCGAAGCGGCGGAGTTTCTCGGTTTGGGTCTTTCCTCGATTATCAATTTCTACAATCCTCATCGTATCATTCTGGGCGGCGGCTTAATTGAAGCAGTCGAGATGTTTTACCAATATACCCTAGACGAAGCCAAACACGAATCTCTAGCCGGCGCTGCCTCTGTCGTTGATATTGTTCGCGCCAAACTTGGAGACTTTTCTGGGGTGGTAGGCGCGGCTCTGTTGGGGCATCAAGCGTAG
- the rpmF gene encoding 50S ribosomal protein L32, with product MGALPKYKRSHSKQGRKRAHHHLDELQLVTCDNCGEQRLPHTVCKACGFYKGEQVIQTRQKTKV from the coding sequence ATGGGCGCACTACCCAAATACAAACGTTCACATAGTAAGCAAGGTCGCAAAAGAGCACACCACCACCTAGATGAATTGCAGCTTGTAACTTGCGATAATTGCGGTGAACAACGCCTGCCCCATACCGTCTGCAAGGCTTGCGGATTTTATAAGGGCGAACAGGTTATTCAGACACGGCAAAAAACTAAGGTTTAG
- a CDS encoding beta-ketoacyl-ACP synthase III — protein MTQSAYYGAITGWGQGVPARILTNHDLEQMVDTSDEWITSRTGIRQRHILSEDESNFDIALAASKKALAQAGLEGKDLDLIIVGTCTPDFLFPSTACLLQEALGAENAGAFDLEAACSGFIYALSVGTQFIKTGAYQRILVLGSETVTRFIDFTDRNTCVLFGDGAGAVVLQSTIEKSGLGAFKLGAYGAGGKLLNIPAGGSRTPPTAKTVQERQHFVKMQGSEVFRLAVRAMVDSCVEVLEREGLTIADVDLLIPHQANIRIIEAVGKRLEIDPSKVWINIHNYGNTSSASIPISINEAIESGRLQRGMKLLVTAFGGGMTWASGLIYW, from the coding sequence ATGACCCAGAGCGCCTACTATGGGGCAATTACAGGTTGGGGGCAGGGCGTTCCTGCGCGTATTCTCACCAACCATGACCTAGAGCAAATGGTTGATACCAGCGATGAGTGGATCACTTCCCGCACAGGAATTCGCCAAAGGCATATCCTGAGCGAAGACGAATCGAACTTTGATATTGCGCTCGCCGCTTCAAAAAAAGCGTTGGCACAAGCCGGGTTAGAAGGTAAAGACCTTGATTTGATTATCGTGGGTACTTGTACCCCCGATTTTCTTTTTCCCTCCACCGCCTGTCTGTTGCAAGAAGCGTTAGGGGCAGAGAACGCCGGAGCGTTTGACCTTGAAGCAGCTTGTAGCGGCTTCATCTATGCCCTTAGCGTAGGCACGCAATTTATTAAAACAGGCGCATACCAGCGCATATTGGTGCTTGGCTCTGAAACTGTCACCCGCTTCATAGATTTTACCGATCGCAATACCTGCGTACTGTTTGGCGATGGCGCGGGGGCAGTGGTATTGCAGAGCACTATCGAAAAAAGTGGACTAGGCGCGTTCAAGTTGGGCGCATATGGCGCAGGCGGGAAATTGCTGAACATTCCAGCAGGGGGTAGCCGCACGCCGCCCACCGCTAAAACTGTGCAAGAGCGTCAGCACTTTGTAAAAATGCAGGGCAGTGAAGTTTTCAGGCTGGCAGTACGAGCAATGGTGGATTCTTGTGTCGAGGTGCTAGAGCGCGAGGGCTTGACCATTGCCGATGTAGATTTGCTCATCCCGCATCAAGCTAATATTCGCATCATCGAAGCGGTGGGCAAACGCCTAGAAATTGACCCCTCCAAAGTTTGGATAAATATCCATAATTACGGCAATACCAGTTCTGCCTCTATCCCTATATCTATCAACGAAGCCATAGAAAGCGGTAGATTGCAACGCGGTATGAAATTGTTGGTAACAGCGTTTGGCGGCGGTATGACTTGGGCGAGCGGTCTTATATATTGGTAA
- the fabD gene encoding ACP S-malonyltransferase, which translates to MAIGTEAVAWVFPGQGSQAVGMGKELAARYPEVAHLYAEADTALGFSLSRLCWEGPDELLTRTDHAQPAILVTSLAHLAMLRQNYPEVTGNQPLFVAGHSLGEYTALVAAGALAFADAVKLVYRRGQLMNEAGKGNSGMVAVIGGDDALLERLCAESGAEMANYNSPGQTAISGTKAALASFTELAKSNGIKKVIPLPVSAAFHSSLMRPMAEELSKAIAQVEWTTAQIPVISNVTGKAITEAQAIRADLTLQTYSPVRWVESVRTMAAGGATRFVEIGPGKVLSGLIKRIEKEVELVNSDDILK; encoded by the coding sequence TTGGCAATCGGAACAGAAGCGGTCGCGTGGGTATTCCCCGGTCAGGGGTCGCAGGCGGTCGGCATGGGGAAAGAACTTGCGGCGCGCTACCCGGAAGTGGCGCACTTGTATGCCGAGGCGGATACTGCGCTCGGCTTTTCTTTGTCCCGCTTATGCTGGGAAGGTCCAGACGAGCTTTTGACTCGCACCGACCACGCGCAACCGGCTATTCTGGTGACAAGTTTGGCGCATTTGGCAATGTTACGCCAGAATTATCCCGAAGTTACAGGCAACCAACCGCTTTTTGTGGCAGGGCATAGTCTGGGAGAATATACCGCGCTGGTGGCAGCGGGAGCATTGGCATTCGCAGACGCAGTAAAGCTGGTATATCGGCGCGGGCAACTGATGAACGAAGCCGGGAAGGGCAATAGCGGGATGGTGGCAGTCATCGGCGGCGATGACGCTTTGCTGGAACGGCTTTGCGCCGAGAGTGGGGCAGAGATGGCGAACTATAACTCGCCCGGTCAAACCGCCATTAGCGGCACAAAAGCCGCGTTGGCAAGTTTCACCGAACTGGCAAAAAGCAACGGCATTAAAAAGGTGATACCCTTGCCGGTTAGCGCAGCCTTCCACAGCAGCCTGATGCGCCCAATGGCAGAAGAATTGAGCAAAGCAATCGCGCAGGTGGAGTGGACAACGGCGCAAATTCCGGTAATCAGCAACGTCACCGGCAAAGCCATAACCGAGGCGCAAGCCATCCGCGCAGATTTGACGCTGCAAACTTACAGCCCGGTGCGCTGGGTCGAATCGGTGCGCACGATGGCGGCAGGCGGCGCAACCCGTTTCGTGGAAATCGGACCCGGCAAGGTACTGAGCGGGTTGATTAAGCGCATCGAAAAAGAAGTGGAACTGGTTAACTCGGATGATATTCTCAAATAG
- the fabG gene encoding 3-oxoacyl-[acyl-carrier-protein] reductase, producing the protein MNLEGKVALVTGGSRGIGRAVALKLGALGAKVAVNYRGKQQEADEVVAAIKAAGSDAVALQGDVSVAAEAQKLVEETVKAFGRLDILVNNAGITRDQLMMRMSEADWDAVLDTNLKGSFLLTKAAQRTMLKQRYGRIINITSVIGQMGGAGQSNYSAAKAGLIGLTKSAARELGSRSITVNAVAPGFIDTDMTGGLSEEIKKKALEQIPLERFGKPEDVAEAVAFLAGDAAAYITGQVLAVDGGMVMM; encoded by the coding sequence ATGAATCTCGAAGGTAAGGTAGCGCTGGTAACAGGCGGGAGTAGGGGTATTGGGCGAGCGGTAGCGTTGAAATTGGGCGCACTGGGCGCAAAAGTAGCGGTAAACTATCGGGGCAAGCAGCAAGAAGCGGATGAGGTAGTAGCTGCTATCAAAGCGGCGGGTAGCGATGCAGTTGCACTGCAAGGCGATGTTTCGGTAGCTGCCGAAGCGCAAAAGCTGGTAGAAGAAACCGTCAAAGCCTTCGGGCGACTCGATATTCTGGTGAATAATGCCGGAATCACCCGCGACCAACTTATGATGCGTATGAGCGAAGCCGATTGGGATGCGGTGCTGGATACCAACCTAAAAGGCTCATTCTTGCTGACCAAAGCCGCGCAACGCACTATGCTAAAACAGCGTTACGGACGTATCATTAACATAACCTCGGTGATAGGGCAAATGGGCGGGGCAGGGCAGTCTAACTATAGCGCCGCTAAAGCCGGATTAATCGGTTTGACCAAATCGGCAGCACGCGAATTGGGTAGTCGCAGCATTACCGTAAACGCCGTTGCACCCGGTTTCATTGATACCGATATGACCGGGGGCTTATCCGAAGAAATCAAGAAAAAGGCATTAGAGCAGATACCGCTAGAGCGTTTCGGCAAACCCGAAGATGTAGCCGAAGCGGTCGCCTTCCTTGCCGGCGATGCCGCCGCCTACATTACCGGGCAAGTATTGGCGGTAGATGGCGGCATGGTGATGATGTAA
- the accC gene encoding acetyl-CoA carboxylase biotin carboxylase subunit, protein MFKKILIANRGEIALRVVRACRDLGIPSVVAYSEADRDSLAVRLADEAICVGPAQSAKSYLHTPSIISAALITGADALHPGYGFLSENPYVAEICERVGITFIGPSPTVMEKMSEKTVARKMMQDAGLPITPGSEGALPNLDVAKRVASQIGYPVMLKALAGGGGRGIRIIESESDLERVFPLARAEADKAFSSGELYLEKYIPNPRHIEIQILADNYGNVIHLGERDCSIQRRYQKIMEEAPAPNLTEALRAKIGAAAVIGAKAIGYTNAGTIEFLLANTGEFYFMEMNTRIQVEHGVTEEVTGIDLVKWQIRIAAGERLTLSQKDIKIQGYAIECRVNAEDPANNFRPDAGTISLFVPPGGPGIRVDSHLYSGYTAPAYYDSLLGKIIAKGSTREEALTRLERALHDTVINGVKTTIPFQLKILGDEEYRAGRAYLDFVDKKMSGGW, encoded by the coding sequence ATGTTCAAAAAAATCTTAATTGCTAATAGAGGCGAAATTGCTTTGAGAGTGGTGCGAGCGTGCCGCGATCTAGGCATCCCAAGTGTAGTAGCGTATAGTGAGGCAGATCGCGATTCGCTGGCGGTGCGTCTAGCAGATGAAGCAATTTGCGTAGGACCGGCACAGAGCGCGAAAAGCTATTTGCATACCCCCTCTATCATCAGCGCGGCGTTGATTACCGGAGCAGATGCACTTCATCCCGGCTACGGCTTCCTGAGTGAAAACCCCTATGTCGCGGAAATCTGCGAGCGGGTAGGCATTACCTTCATCGGTCCTAGCCCAACGGTAATGGAGAAAATGAGCGAGAAAACGGTAGCTCGCAAGATGATGCAAGATGCCGGATTGCCGATTACCCCCGGCTCGGAAGGGGCGTTGCCAAACCTAGACGTAGCGAAGCGGGTAGCCTCCCAAATCGGTTACCCGGTGATGCTCAAAGCCTTGGCAGGTGGTGGTGGACGTGGTATCCGCATCATCGAAAGCGAATCCGATTTGGAGCGAGTTTTCCCACTGGCACGCGCCGAAGCCGACAAAGCTTTCTCTAGTGGCGAATTGTACCTAGAGAAATATATACCCAATCCGCGCCACATCGAAATTCAAATTCTGGCGGACAATTACGGTAATGTAATACATCTAGGCGAACGTGATTGCTCAATCCAGCGCCGATACCAGAAAATTATGGAAGAAGCGCCCGCGCCTAACCTTACCGAAGCGTTACGCGCTAAAATCGGCGCGGCGGCAGTGATAGGAGCGAAAGCAATCGGCTATACCAACGCTGGTACAATCGAGTTCCTGCTCGCCAATACAGGTGAGTTCTACTTTATGGAAATGAACACCCGTATTCAGGTAGAACATGGCGTAACCGAAGAAGTCACCGGCATTGACCTTGTAAAATGGCAAATTCGTATCGCTGCTGGTGAACGCTTGACGCTCTCCCAAAAAGACATTAAAATACAAGGATATGCGATAGAATGCAGAGTTAACGCGGAAGACCCGGCAAATAATTTCCGCCCCGATGCAGGTACAATTAGTCTATTTGTACCGCCGGGCGGTCCCGGCATACGAGTAGACTCTCATCTATACAGCGGGTACACTGCTCCTGCTTACTATGACAGCTTACTGGGGAAAATAATCGCCAAAGGAAGCACCCGTGAGGAAGCGCTCACGAGGTTGGAACGTGCCTTGCATGATACGGTTATAAATGGCGTAAAAACCACCATTCCGTTCCAACTAAAAATACTGGGCGATGAAGAATATCGCGCCGGGCGGGCGTATCTGGATTTTGTGGACAAGAAGATGAGTGGGGGCTGGTAA
- a CDS encoding Asp23/Gls24 family envelope stress response protein, whose protein sequence is MSTNGNPEKKLGTVKVAPNVLETIVHAAAAGVAGVLRLGNAPQKRIFNREGNDGVKIEIKEGAVSADLYIVVSREANMLQVGKLVQTDVSKAVRYMVGMPVEQINVYIQNVE, encoded by the coding sequence ATGAGTACAAACGGAAATCCTGAAAAAAAACTCGGCACCGTCAAGGTTGCCCCAAACGTACTTGAAACCATTGTGCATGCCGCTGCCGCAGGGGTAGCAGGGGTACTTCGGTTGGGAAATGCGCCGCAAAAACGTATTTTCAATCGAGAAGGCAATGATGGAGTTAAGATAGAAATAAAAGAAGGCGCAGTTAGCGCAGACCTGTATATCGTGGTAAGCCGTGAAGCGAATATGTTACAGGTTGGAAAATTAGTACAAACTGATGTTTCAAAAGCAGTGCGCTACATGGTAGGCATGCCGGTTGAACAGATCAATGTGTACATTCAAAACGTGGAATAA
- the nusB gene encoding transcription antitermination factor NusB, with the protein MPSLRRLARTVALQTLFEVDATQHDADEVLARHVEDGTLEEGAVKFAKQLVKGVIGNLDKLDKIISSNAPNWPMDQMAKIDKNILRLAIFEILFNNEVPVKAAINEAIELAKSFGSDSSSRFVNGVLGTIVSKDIRNTMNPV; encoded by the coding sequence ATGCCAAGCTTGAGAAGGTTAGCGCGTACCGTGGCTTTGCAAACCCTGTTCGAGGTGGATGCAACCCAACATGATGCGGATGAGGTATTAGCGCGTCATGTAGAAGATGGTACATTAGAAGAAGGAGCCGTTAAGTTTGCCAAGCAATTGGTAAAAGGGGTTATCGGCAATTTAGATAAATTGGATAAAATCATATCCTCAAATGCGCCAAACTGGCCGATGGATCAGATGGCTAAAATTGACAAGAATATTCTACGTCTTGCAATTTTTGAAATTCTATTTAATAATGAAGTTCCGGTAAAGGCTGCAATCAACGAAGCAATTGAGCTTGCCAAAAGCTTTGGAAGTGATAGCAGCAGTCGTTTTGTAAATGGCGTCCTAGGAACTATTGTTTCAAAGGACATTCGTAATACCATGAATCCTGTGTGA
- the acpP gene encoding acyl carrier protein, producing the protein MAATGAIFDKLKDIIVEQLAVDAEDVTIEASFIEDLNADSLDLVELIMEIEEKFGIQVPDEVAEKIATVGDAVDYIQEHQE; encoded by the coding sequence ATGGCAGCAACTGGTGCAATATTCGATAAGCTCAAAGACATCATTGTTGAGCAACTTGCGGTAGATGCAGAAGATGTAACAATTGAAGCCTCTTTTATTGAGGATTTGAATGCTGACTCCCTCGATTTGGTTGAATTGATTATGGAAATTGAGGAAAAGTTTGGTATCCAAGTTCCTGATGAAGTAGCCGAAAAAATCGCTACAGTAGGAGATGCCGTAGATTATATCCAGGAACATCAGGAATAA
- the tatB gene encoding Sec-independent protein translocase protein TatB has protein sequence MDIFGINFPELFVILIVATIIFGPDKLPVILRTIGQWVAQLRKLSEDVRTEVSRELDISDFKDIKKDLKEAMDNTTKELTSASTTFRETVKEAREQYTYSVETIATAAKSATSNTPLIEAPAVEPAQNQVAAEPDNSELIKQVVEESHSQPEPVSENNYAYSEPVIEEKQNYLEPVSPEPVASSAPMGVYEFDEATFSWQDALMSNAPAKPLWRGPKELNPENNQAEIAATARSASHQEV, from the coding sequence ATGGATATTTTTGGTATCAATTTTCCAGAACTTTTTGTAATATTGATAGTCGCCACTATCATTTTCGGACCCGACAAACTGCCCGTAATTCTGCGTACTATTGGTCAGTGGGTTGCCCAATTGCGGAAATTATCTGAAGATGTGCGCACCGAAGTTTCACGCGAGTTGGATATTTCCGATTTCAAGGACATTAAAAAAGACCTTAAAGAGGCGATGGATAACACCACCAAGGAATTAACCTCGGCTAGCACCACTTTTCGGGAAACCGTTAAAGAAGCTCGTGAGCAATATACCTACTCGGTAGAAACTATCGCCACCGCCGCTAAATCTGCCACTTCTAACACCCCCCTGATCGAAGCGCCCGCCGTTGAACCGGCGCAAAATCAGGTAGCCGCCGAACCGGATAATTCCGAGCTAATCAAACAAGTGGTGGAAGAAAGCCATAGCCAGCCTGAACCTGTAAGCGAGAATAATTACGCCTACTCCGAGCCTGTAATTGAGGAAAAGCAAAATTACCTTGAACCTGTAAGCCCTGAGCCTGTAGCCAGTAGTGCGCCTATGGGGGTTTACGAGTTTGACGAAGCTACTTTTAGCTGGCAAGATGCGCTTATGAGTAATGCGCCAGCCAAACCGCTATGGCGTGGTCCTAAAGAGCTAAACCCGGAAAATAATCAGGCTGAAATCGCCGCTACTGCCCGTTCCGCAAGCCATCAGGAAGTCTGA
- the tatC gene encoding twin-arginine translocase subunit TatC: protein MLMNIVQTVRKLRLPGRKDKSKKPKVQAGQMTFLEHLAELRTRLIWVTLSVLLGTSATLAFSHDMVGLFIDLGKEANPKINFINTELVHGFSVYFYVSIYAGILLSSPVIVYHLIAFLAPALEPESEPGQIGYENEVKMLKSIKRALIVAIPMVAVFFVSGVVFCYYFVLPPAIKFLTTFGADQFTPTLTAMSYITTVTKVMFWTGVVFEIPIVMYALAKAQIVKWKTFVKWWKFAIVFSLVISAFINPSPDPVMQLMIAGPIMGLYLLGILFARFA, encoded by the coding sequence ATGCTGATGAACATTGTACAGACCGTTCGCAAATTGCGTTTACCGGGTCGAAAAGACAAATCGAAAAAGCCCAAAGTCCAAGCCGGACAAATGACCTTTCTGGAGCATCTCGCCGAATTGCGGACGCGCCTGATTTGGGTCACGCTTTCGGTATTGCTCGGAACCAGCGCAACCCTCGCCTTCTCGCACGACATGGTGGGGCTGTTCATTGACCTTGGCAAAGAAGCCAACCCGAAAATCAATTTTATCAATACCGAACTGGTACACGGCTTCAGCGTCTATTTCTATGTTTCAATCTACGCCGGAATTTTGCTTTCCAGCCCGGTAATTGTCTATCACCTGATAGCCTTCCTTGCCCCTGCCCTTGAACCCGAATCTGAACCCGGTCAAATAGGATACGAAAACGAAGTAAAGATGCTGAAAAGCATCAAAAGAGCCTTGATTGTTGCCATCCCAATGGTAGCAGTTTTTTTCGTATCCGGTGTAGTTTTCTGCTATTACTTTGTGCTGCCACCTGCCATCAAGTTTCTGACCACCTTCGGAGCCGATCAATTCACCCCCACCCTAACCGCTATGAGCTACATCACCACCGTAACTAAGGTGATGTTCTGGACGGGCGTGGTCTTTGAAATCCCGATTGTGATGTACGCGCTGGCAAAAGCTCAGATCGTAAAGTGGAAAACGTTCGTGAAATGGTGGAAATTTGCCATCGTCTTTTCGCTGGTTATCTCAGCCTTCATTAACCCTAGCCCCGACCCGGTTATGCAACTAATGATAGCAGGCCCCATCATGGGTCTATACTTGCTGGGAATTCTATTCGCCCGCTTCGCCTAA
- the cdd gene encoding cytidine deaminase, which translates to MDELIEGARAAREHAYAPYSGFKVGAALRTRSGKVFYGVNVENVSYGLSICAERSAAVAAVLADELEWDSIAVVADTKLPTTPCGACRQFLAEFNPKLSVTIANLDKVHYTISLAELLPHAFNTETIDS; encoded by the coding sequence GTGGATGAGCTGATAGAGGGGGCGCGGGCAGCGCGAGAGCATGCCTACGCTCCTTATTCTGGCTTCAAAGTGGGAGCCGCCCTACGTACTCGTAGCGGCAAAGTCTTTTACGGGGTTAATGTGGAAAATGTCTCATATGGGCTGTCCATTTGCGCCGAACGCAGCGCGGCGGTAGCTGCCGTTCTAGCCGATGAACTAGAATGGGATAGCATCGCGGTGGTTGCCGATACCAAATTACCTACTACCCCCTGTGGCGCATGCCGCCAATTTCTGGCAGAATTTAACCCCAAGTTAAGCGTAACAATTGCCAATCTGGATAAAGTCCATTACACTATCAGCTTGGCGGAATTACTCCCGCATGCCTTCAATACTGAAACAATTGACAGTTAA
- a CDS encoding inosine/xanthosine triphosphatase: MNNNVLLVAVGSSNPIKIRAVEEVLERAVEGKLLPGIDNYMVRSVVVESGVSAQPVGDEETMQGAMTRAASALESWQEAHWGIGLEGGIVHHKVAGLDNVLTNAWCAIRTREGGLSYGGGLLLPLPPAIVKDLETGLELGDATDRLFSVKDSKRAGGVVGYLSKGLETRQQAYESIFTYALVKFLNPELYELQG, from the coding sequence TTGAATAATAATGTATTACTGGTTGCAGTAGGCTCAAGCAACCCTATCAAAATACGAGCGGTAGAAGAAGTGCTAGAACGCGCTGTCGAGGGCAAGCTCTTGCCGGGAATTGATAATTATATGGTGCGGAGCGTAGTAGTCGAAAGCGGCGTATCCGCGCAACCTGTCGGCGATGAAGAAACGATGCAAGGCGCAATGACTCGCGCTGCCTCAGCCCTAGAGTCGTGGCAAGAGGCGCATTGGGGTATCGGGCTTGAGGGTGGCATAGTCCATCACAAGGTTGCCGGACTCGATAATGTGCTAACCAACGCATGGTGCGCGATACGTACCCGCGAAGGGGGCTTATCCTACGGGGGTGGGCTATTGTTGCCGCTACCGCCCGCGATTGTAAAAGACCTCGAAACAGGCTTGGAATTGGGCGATGCCACCGATCGCCTTTTTAGCGTCAAAGATAGCAAACGCGCCGGGGGAGTGGTGGGCTACCTCAGCAAAGGACTGGAAACACGCCAGCAGGCTTATGAAAGTATCTTTACATATGCGCTGGTCAAGTTTTTAAATCCAGAACTATACGAATTACAGGGGTGA